One genomic segment of Ictalurus punctatus breed USDA103 chromosome 12, Coco_2.0, whole genome shotgun sequence includes these proteins:
- the LOC108272619 gene encoding transcription intermediary factor 1-beta: protein MNEGTSPRQMDSQGSACCASCGLMFGPETSPQLLPCLHALCVCCFAVSEKVTVCPVCQEKYDANEVISNLSLAEHHVNLREGNKCSSCDDPSISGWCVECRDNLCAVCVAAHKRAEDTHEHYVHTATPESPRPVMCPIHEQEVINSFCLMCDQLICRKCPPLHPHHLLQLSHQAVGRQRKQIRQMLQKVQQKSPSVQKSLNNLQGRLSDLEELQARLRLDVKNTVGRLCNMVLKKASKLLKEIEDVCRSEKEKIDERRTTLQRLKGKQDYVLTFTEKVLDSQDYTVLLSCKKQVHRQLQYLLEQTAFPMTTMMELYFHSNELNVKKVLKAFGCIEAREVPFACSERGNASNQILTPDVQKTAPPSMTGQDSLPSVALRRISPRKSIKDDRKGLAFSPDSSIRARLSSSSSQDNGYSDWPGSKRSWSYHPYQPRDTLQSSGKAMSRSDKGSLVAQTSPCEPSGSCASQAEPGSSSTWPDETPMQPIPTFEKVASGVPSTRLQEDGELVGDQARLQTRSANIQSVDSCLNAPPSGNHANNQEVKLSDPSAQPPNSNPDQSGPQNSKRPDLEGNLFCESYGSADLLNPNKAAKTISPVSARFHAASSKPDLRAGEADSSTHQNLPPVLKGVNEDDTTLQEAEAPEKTLTDTMSDKCPPEYVLKRAKEQTDINTLTNALQMEPAQTSTLSVSVKEQPETVEVADLSSGHSCPLKEGDDENGTPGTKIRDDKGGLVVLDSLGRDWLPRISLCRLSIRDYPSSCPPAFSVVRRKHSDGFPSGAVREDGQSVVPRCLSRPLLVKKQHCAACRISGKLIQCRVCRRAFHRECHLPLISLSKTDQWRCVLCRDLSRTGDWDLDPEPAASPCLSLYEQRKCEYLLLSLSCHKHSSALYRSATPSSPRYVDVTLVRGRLLGKLTPPYRTPAEFVSDLWLLLDTLRSSSKKAPHVEHLQSFLSKQLRGVFGTGLHPSLLTDPYRGRRTEERRRRELKATQNKSDRTC, encoded by the exons ATGAATGAAGGAACGTCACCTCGTCAGATGGACTCGCAGGGTTCCGCCTGCTGCGCTTCGTGCGGTTTGATGTTTGGTCCTGAAACGAGTCCGCAGCTGTTACCCTGCCTGCACGCCCTGTGCGTCTGCTGCTTCGCCGTGTCCGAGAAAGTTACAG TGTGTCCTGTTTGTCAGGAGAAATATGACGCGAATGAGGTCATCAGTAACCTTTCGTTGGCTGAACACCACGTCAATCTCCGTGAAGGTAATAAG tgcagCAGCTGTGATGACCCATCCATATCCGGTTGGTGTGTTGAGTGTCGGGACAATTTGTGCGCCGTGTGCGTGGCAGCTCATAAGAGAGCTGAAGACACACATGAGCATTATGTCCATACTGCAACTCCAg AGTCTCCGAGGCCGGTCATGTGTCCGATCCATGAGCAGGAAGTGATCAACAGTTTCTGTCTGATGTGCGACCAACTGATCTGCAGGAAGTGTCCACCGCTTCATCCGCATCACCT ACTGCAGTTGAGTCACCAGGCGGTGGGCAGGCAGAGGAAACAGATCCGCCAGATGCTCCAGAAGGTGCAGCAGAAAAGCCCGAGTGTCCAGAAGAGTCTAAATAACCTGCAGGGAAG actgtcGGACCTGGAGGAGCTGCAAGCTCGACTGCGTCTGGACGTGAAAAATACCGTAGGCAGACTCTGCaacatggtcctgaagaaagcAAGCAAACTCCTCAAGGAGATAGAG GACGTGTGCAGGAGCGAGAAAGAGAAGATCGACGAGAGGAGGACGACACTCCAGAGACTGAAGGGGAAGCAGGACTACGTGCTGACCTTCACTGAGAAAGTTCTGGACTCGCAGGACTACACGGTCCTCCTGTCCTGCAAGAAACAG GTTCACCGTCAGCTTCAATACCTGTTAGAGCAAACGGCGTTTCCCATGACCACCATGATGGAGCTGTACTTCCACAGCAACGAGCTCAATGTAAAGAAAGTTCTCAAAGCCTTTG GGTGCATCGAGGCCAGAGAAGTTCCATTCGCTTGCTCTGAACGTGGGAACGCTTCCAACCAAATCCTCACCCCAGACGTCCAGAAGACCGCTCCTCCGTCCATGACGGGTCAGGATTCACTTCCGTCTGTCGCTCTGCGACGGATCAGCCCGAGGAAAAGTATTAAGGACGATCGCAAAGGCCTGGCTTTTTCTCCGGACTCCTCCATCCGTGCTCGTCTCTCGTCGTCATCTTCGCAAGACAACGGATACTCTGATTGGCCCGGATCGAAGCGGTCATGGTCTTATCACCCGTACCAGCCTAGAGACACTCTGCAATCGTCTGGTAAAGCCATGTCGCGTTCGGATAAAGGGTCACTCGTTGCTCAGACTTCGCCATGTGAACCATCTGGAAGTTGTGCAAGCCAAGCAGAGCCCGGTTCTAGCTCCACGTGGCCAGACGAAACCCCAATGCAGCCGATTCCTACATTTGAAAAGGTGGCGTCTGGCGTTCCTTCCACAAGGTTACAGGAAGATGGCGAGCTAGTTGGGGATCAGGCTCGATTGCAGACTCGCAGCGCTAATATCCAAAGCGTCGACTCGTGTCTCAATGCGCCCCCTAGTGGAAATCACGCAAACAACCAGGAAGTGAAGCTTTCTGATCCTTCAGCCCAACCCCCGAACTCGAACCCAGATCAGTCAGGACCGCAGAACTCCAAACGGCCAGATCTCGAAGGAAACTTGTTTTGCGAGTCATACGGTTCAGCCGATCTCCTAAATCCCAACAAGGCTGCGAAAACAATCAGTCCAGTTTCTGCACGCTTTCACGCGGCGAGCTCGAAACCCGATCTCCGAGCCGGTGAAGCGGACTCCTCGACTCATCAAAACCTGCCCCCTGTACTAAAGGGTGTAAACGAAGACGACACCACATTACAGGAAGCGGAGGCTCCGGAAAAGACTTTAACCGATACCATGTCTGACAAATGTCCACCTGAGTACGTTCTCAAGCGCGCGAAAGAACAAACCGACATCAACACGCTGACTAACGCATTGCAGATGGAGCCTGCGCAAACGTCGACTCTTAGCGTCTCGGTTAAAGAGCAACCCGAGACCGTAGAGGTCGCAGATCTCTCGAGCGGTCACTCCTGTCCTCTAAAG GAGGGGGATGACGAGAACGGTACACCTGGAACAAAGATCCGAGATGATAAAG GAGGTCTGGTTGTCCTGGACTCTCTGGGCAG AGACTGGCTGCCTCGTATCTCACTCTGCCGTTTATCCATCCGCGATTATCCGTCCTCGTGTCCTCCTGCTTTCTCTGTTGTGCGGAGAAAACATAGCGATGGATTTCCCTCCGGTGCGGTCCGGGAGGACGGACAG TCTGTTGTTCCCAGATGCCTGTCTCGCCCCCTGCTGGTGAAAAAACAGCACTGCGCTGCCTGCAGGATCTCGGGGAAACTCATCCAGTGCCGTGTGTGTCGACGGGCTTTCCACAGAGAGTGTCACTTACCACTGATCTCCTTAAGCAA GACTGATCAGTGGCGGTGTGTGCTGTGCCGAGACTTATCTCGCACCGGAGATTGGGACCTGGATCCAGAACCTGCTGCTTCTCCGTGTCTCAGTCTGTACGAGCAGAGG AAATGCGAGTACCTGCTGCTGTCTCTCAGCTGCCACAAACACAGCTCGGCCCTCTACAGGTCGGCTACG CCGTCGTCTCCTCGCTACGTGGACGTGACTCTGGTGCGAGGGCGTCTGCTGGGGAAGCTCACACCTCCGTATCGGACGCCTGCGGAGTTTGTGTCTGACCTGTGGCTTCTCCTCGACACGCTGCGCAGTTCCTCAAAG AAAGCGCCGCATGTGGAACATCTTCAGAGCTTCTTGTCTAAGCAGCTGCGCGGCGTGTTCGGTACCGGTTTACACCCGTCGCTCCTGACGGACCCGTACAGAGGAAGGAGAACCGAGGAACGGAGAAGGAGAGAACTCAAAGCcacacaaaataaatctgaTCGCACTTGCTGA
- the zgc:64022 gene encoding ras-related and estrogen-regulated growth inhibitor-like protein has translation MVVQVETRIRYSSKRMDTNQPKIEANILLLGAEKVGKSALIVRFLTRRFIGEYGSIESIYSHHDKIDGRDICFNIWDSLCPQNAEEVGHISDRQLQWSDGFILVYSICDRASFNAVRQQVQHIRQAQQKLSSSAPLIIVGNKRDLQHRRAVSSEEGRLLAFSADCDFFEISAAEAYHGVLMVFHELLDLIREARALKKGTAGFRGIVRSMSAVFGRKRTE, from the exons ATGGTGGTTCAGGTGGAGACTCGTATCCGCTACAGCAGCAAGAGGATGGACACAAATCAGCCCAAAATAGAAGCCAATATTTTACTGCTCGGAGCTGAGAAAGTGGGGAAGTCTG CACTAATAGTGCGTTTCCTGACTAGAAGATTCATTGGAGAATACGGCTCTATAG AATCCATATACAGTCATCATGATAAGATTGACGGCCGAGATATCTGCTTCAACATCTGGGACTCACTTTGTCCACAG AATGCTGAAGAAGTGGGCCACATCAGCGACAGGCAGCTGCAGTGGTCCGACGGCTTCATCCTGGTCTACAGCATCTGCGACCGGGCCAGCTTCAACGCGGTGCGACAGCAGGTCCAACATATCCGCCAAGCGCAGCAGAAACTCTCCAGCTCCGCCCCGCTCATCATCGTGGGGAACAAACGAGACCTGCAGCACCGGCGCGCCGTGTCCAGCGAGGAAGGACGGCTCCTGGCGTTCTCGGCCGACTGCGACTTCTTCGAGATCTCCGCGGCCGAAGCGTACCACGGCGTGCTCATGGTGTTCCACGAACTGCTCGACCTGATCCGCGAGGCCAGGGCGCTCAAGAAGGGCACGGCCGGCTTCAGGGGCATCGTCAGGAGTATGTCTGCCGTTTTTGGGAGGAAGAGGACCGAATAG